A single Xiphias gladius isolate SHS-SW01 ecotype Sanya breed wild chromosome 18, ASM1685928v1, whole genome shotgun sequence DNA region contains:
- the LOC120803515 gene encoding rho-related GTP-binding protein RhoA-D isoform X1, giving the protein MAAIRKKLVIVGDGACGKTCLLIVFSKDQFPEVYVPTVFENYIADIEVDGKQVELALWDTAGQEDYDRLRPLSYPDTDVILMCFSIDSPDSLENIPEKWTPEVKHFCPNVPIILVGNKKDLRNDEHTRRELAKMKQEPVKSEEGRDMANRISAFGYLECSAKTKDGVREVFEMATRAALQVRKRKKRGGCQLL; this is encoded by the exons ATGGCAGCCATCAGGAAGAAGTTGGTGATAGTTGGGGATGGTGCGTGCGGGAAGACCTGTCTACTCATTGTGTTCAGTAAGGACCAGTTCCCAGAGGTCTACGTCCCCACTGTGTTTGAGAATTACATCGCAGACATTGAAGTTGATGGCAAACAg gTGGAGTTAGCGTTGTGGGATACAGCAGGTCAGGAAGACTATGATAGACTGAGGCCTCTCTCCTACCCCGACACAGATGTTATCCTCATGTGCTTCTCCATAGATAGCCCAGACAGTTTAG AGAACATTCCCGAGAAATGGACACCTGAAGTGAAACACTTTTGTCCCAACGTCCCAATCATCCTCGTGGGCAACAAGAAGGATCTTAGGAatgatgaacacacacgcaGGGAGCTGGCCAAGAtgaaacag GAGCCAGTAAAGTCTGAGGAGGGCAGAGACATGGCCAACCGCATCAGTGCCTTTGGCTACCTGGAGTGCTCCGCCAAGACCAAGGACGGCGTGCGGGAGGTGTTTGAGATGGCCACCAGAGCAGCGCTGCAGGTCCGCAAGCGTAAGAAGAGGGGCGGCTGCCAGCTACTGTGA
- the LOC120803515 gene encoding rho-related GTP-binding protein RhoA-D isoform X2, with protein sequence MCFSIDSPDSLENIPEKWTPEVKHFCPNVPIILVGNKKDLRNDEHTRRELAKMKQEPVKSEEGRDMANRISAFGYLECSAKTKDGVREVFEMATRAALQVRKRKKRGGCQLL encoded by the exons ATGTGCTTCTCCATAGATAGCCCAGACAGTTTAG AGAACATTCCCGAGAAATGGACACCTGAAGTGAAACACTTTTGTCCCAACGTCCCAATCATCCTCGTGGGCAACAAGAAGGATCTTAGGAatgatgaacacacacgcaGGGAGCTGGCCAAGAtgaaacag GAGCCAGTAAAGTCTGAGGAGGGCAGAGACATGGCCAACCGCATCAGTGCCTTTGGCTACCTGGAGTGCTCCGCCAAGACCAAGGACGGCGTGCGGGAGGTGTTTGAGATGGCCACCAGAGCAGCGCTGCAGGTCCGCAAGCGTAAGAAGAGGGGCGGCTGCCAGCTACTGTGA
- the LOC120803490 gene encoding putative helicase mov-10-B.2 has translation MVNMKFSLWSQIGLQFFEFLKENNQASIEDRLQLKRIYTDFRGRNADTKCPNFGSVLYALKVSGKITRRGDTIRFNSEVRGLYEDQWHTPRGRQPQAVRNGVASPLPVQTFTSPDAAETGVRDRRNLARCLLDKLETDRAQLISDKHGICITSEHQFENGKLCLCVEDTYEYMVTLNVQNTGTKPVYFMYYTPLYWPEFLNLVDEHKVTKANPLLLQPGDGYEIKVYFCCRWVGFYSATLAFEFRPDLQPSSTAFHIVRFIEAQCITSLGLELAPTAPYKPRSLPEWIPKVNFKTMHGQRPDGLSKMCRQNAFKLKMYPIPPYMKKLIKALKKSTPLTDKRMVLLESPLSWGHYRDKLQLLLYLEELQKEVDIRRYNIPNNEQKHAVMSRDKVNKTLLVLEVPGLSEKRPSLLQGDELLVCPIGETGVKYRGYIHSVELESVKLSFSPELLDHFVDSMKFSVEFCLHRLTLRIQHRAAELATKHRLGKVLFPAAPSYSPQQTELPNLRLFDSQLEKNPEQYQAVQHIVAGSSKPAPYLVFGPPGTGKTVTLVEAIKQIEKTQASCHILACAPCNSAADLLCEMILVHVDRHKVYRMYANSCDPKGVPERLKECSNLEGQSYDHPLKKKLMEYRIMVTTLFTAGRLVVRGVPPGHFSHVFVDEAGHAAETQCLIPLAGLLHAETGQVVLAGDPKQLGPILQSPFALKYGMGVSLLERMMNDFSLYQKDEGVFNNRFVTKLLRNYRSHPAILEIPNELFYERELLYHADKKMRNSCCNWEHLPERDFPLIFHGVSGVDEREASSPSFFNKAEVEVLMDYVKKLLQTQPKKGQSTISAADIGIIAPYRKQVQKIRMALEKVGNDLKIKDIHELKVGSVEEFQGQEKRVIMVSTVRSSRNYDFDKQFNLGFVRNEKRFNVAVTRAKALLIVVGNPRVLNTDPIWNRFIQYCSDRRGCTGIFL, from the exons ATGGTTAATATGAAGTTCAGTTTATGGAGCCAAATTGGACTCCAATTCTTTGAGTTTCTGAAGGAGAATAATCAAGCATCCATCGAAGACAGACTTCAACTAAAACGCATTTACACTGACTTCAGGGGAAG GAATGCAGACACCAAATGCCCAAACTTTGGTTCAGTTCTCTATGCCCTGAAAGTGTCCGGCAAAATAACAAGACGAGGAGACACCATTCGGTTTAACTCCGAG GTCAGAGGTCTTTATGAGGACCAGTGGCACACACCCAGGGGCCGTCAGCCACAGGCTGTGCGGAACGGGGTGGCCAGTCCACTGCCAGTACAGACCTTCACCTCCCCAGATGCAGCAGAGACGGGAGTTCGAGACCGAAGGAACTTGGCCAGATGTCTGCTGGACAAACTGGAGACAGATAG AGCTCAGTTAATCTCTGACAAACATGGTATCTGTATCACCTCCGAGCACCAGTTTGAGAACGGGAAACTTTGCTTGTGCGTGGAAGACACATATGAG TACATGGTAACTCTGAATGTACAAAACACTGGAACAAAACCTGTGTATTTCATGTACTACACCCCACTGTACTGGCCCGAATTCTTAAATCTGGTGGATGAGCACAAAGTGACCAAAGCAAACCCTCTGCTACTTCAACCAG GTGACGGCTATGAAATCAAGGTTTACTTCTGCTGCAGATGGGTTGGTTTCTATTCAGCTACACTGGCATTTGAATTCAGACCAGACCTGCAGCCCTCCTCCACTGCATTCCACATTGTGCGCTTTATCGAGGCTCAGTGTATAACTTCCTTAGGACTGGAGCTGGCACCTACAGCACCCTACAAACCTCGGTCCCTCCCTGAATGGATCCCTAAAGTTAACTTCAAAACCATGCATGGGCAGCGACCTGATGG GCTGTCAAAGATGTGTCGTCAAAATGCATTTAAGCTAAAAATGTATCCAATACCACCATATATGAAAAAGCTCATCAAGGCACTGAAGAAGTCTACTCCCCTCACTGATAAAAG AATGGTGTTGCTGGAAAGTCCCTTGAGCTGGGGGCACTACAGGGACAagttgcagctgctgctgtatcTGGAGGAGCTTCAGAAGGAGGTGGACATCAGGAGATACAACATCCCCaacaatgaacaaaaacacGCTGTCATGTCCAGAGACAAGGTCAACAAGACACTTCTTGTTCTGGAG GTACCTGGTTTGTCTGAGAAACGCCCCTCTCTGCTACAAGGAGATGAGCTACTGGTTTGTCCCATAGGAGAAACAGGGGTGAAGTACCGTGGCTACATCCACAGTGTGGAGCTGGAAAGCGTCAAACTGAGCTTCAGCCCAGA ATTGTTGGATCACTTTGTAGACAGCATGAAGTTCAGCGTTGAGTTCTGTTTACACCGCCTGACTCTGCGTATtcagcacagagcagcagaacTGGCAACTAAACACAGACTGGGAAAGGTGTTGTTCCCTGCTGCACCCTCCTACTCCCCTCAGCAAACTGAGCTTCCCAACCTCAG GCTGTTTGACTCGCAGCTGGAGAAAAACCCAGAGCAGTATCAAGCAGTACAACACATCGTAGCTGGCTCGTCCAAACCTGCCCCTTACCTGGTGTTTGGCCCACCTGGAACAG gcAAAACTGTGACTCTGGTGGAGGCCATTAAGCAGATAGAGAAGACCCAGGCCTCCTGCCACATCCTGGCCTGCGCTCCCTGCAACAGTGCTGCTGATCTGCTCTGCGAGATGATTCTGGTCCACGTGGATCGGCATAAAGTGTACCGCATGTACGCCAATAGCTGTGACCCAAAAGGTGTCCCTGAACGGTTAAAG GAATGCTCAAACCTGGAAGGGCAGAGTTACGATCATCCTCTTAAAAAGAAGCTGATGGAGTATAGGATCATGGTCACCACCCTATTCACTGCTGGAAG GCTGGTCGTAAGAGGTGTTCCTCCAGGACATTTCAGTCACGTGTTTGTGGACGAGGCAGGTCACGCTGCGGAGACTCAATGTTTAATACCACTAGCAG GGCTGCTCCATGCAGAGACTGGTCAGGTTGTTCTGGCTGGAGATCCCAAACAGCTCGGACCCATTCTCCAATCCCCTTTTGCACTGAAATACGGCATGG GTGTTTCCCTCTTGGAGCGCATGATGAATGATTTCTCTCTGTACCAGAAGGACGAGGGCGTGTTCAACAATCGCTTTGTCACCAAACTGCTGCGCAACTACAG GTCCCATCCTGCCATTCTGGAAATTCCCAACGAGCTCTTCTATGAAAGAGAGCTGCTGTATCACGCGGACAAAAAAATGCGCAACTCCTGCTGCAATTGGGAACACCTCCCGGAGAGG GACTTCCCATTGATCTTCCATGGGGTCTCCGGTGTTGACGAGCGCGAGGCCAGCAGTCCTTCATTCTTCAACAAAGCAGAGGTAGAGGTGCTGATGGACTATGTGAAGAAACTGCTGCAAACGCAGCCCAAGAAGGGCCAGAGTACCATATCAGCCGCAGACATAGGCATCATCGCCCCCTACAGGAAACAG gTGCAGAAAATCCGTATGGCCCTGGAAAAAGTTGGAAACGACCTCAAAATTAAGGACATCCATGAGCTTAAG GTTGGTTCGGTGGAGGAGTTCCAAGGTCAAGAGAAGAGAGTCATCATGGTGTCTACAGTTCGGAGCAGCCGCAATTATGATTTTGACAAACAGTTCAACCTGGGCTTTGTTAGGAATGAAAAG AGATTCAATGTGGCTGTGACTCGAGCCAAAGCCCTGCTGATTGTGGTGGGAAACCCCAGAGTGCTGAACACAGATCCTATCTGGAACCG CTTCATCCAGTACTGTAGCGACAGACGAGGCTGCACTGGCATTTTTTTATGA